From one Nitrososphaerota archaeon genomic stretch:
- a CDS encoding menaquinone biosynthesis decarboxylase: MPLDDLREFIDALEKAEDLKIVNSSVSVDLEIAEILRRSMYSNGPAILFKNVQGYDIPVAGNLFGSDKRMRIALGVDKKGKGFENLSSDLLDLLKAEVPTGLVDKVKFLPKIAELSGFAPKIVKKGPVMEVIETNNPSMSFLPALKTWPKDAGRFITFGEILTKNPETGIRNLGIYRMQLFDDKTAAMHWQTHKRGAQHFKMMAEKGERIQVAVIIGADPATAYSGAAPVPEGLDKMLFSGILRRKGVEMVKCQTVDLEVPARAEIVLEGYVDPKDMRVEGPFGDHIGYYTTPEPYPTFHLTGVMRREKPIYLTTVVGKPVLEDAYIGKVIERSFLPLIKVFQPEVIDVNFPPAGWFQGLAIVSIKKRYPGQARKVMLGLWGLGQFMLTKMLVVVDETINVHDMNEVTWAVTTRVDPARDIMILENMPTDTLDPASPKLNFGSKLGVDATVKSREEGFDRDWEEEVSVDRETSDLVTRKWKSYGLD; the protein is encoded by the coding sequence TTGCCCTTAGATGACCTGCGCGAGTTTATCGATGCTTTGGAAAAAGCAGAAGATCTGAAAATCGTGAACAGTTCTGTCAGCGTGGATCTAGAGATTGCTGAGATCTTGAGGCGTTCGATGTATAGTAATGGCCCCGCTATTCTCTTCAAGAATGTGCAAGGTTACGATATTCCGGTGGCGGGCAACCTATTCGGCTCTGACAAACGAATGAGAATCGCACTTGGAGTCGATAAAAAGGGCAAAGGTTTCGAGAATCTCAGTAGCGATCTGCTTGATCTCCTGAAGGCAGAAGTTCCGACCGGATTAGTTGACAAGGTAAAATTTCTCCCAAAAATTGCTGAGCTCTCAGGTTTTGCGCCCAAGATCGTGAAAAAGGGGCCTGTGATGGAGGTAATAGAGACCAATAATCCATCAATGTCTTTTCTTCCTGCATTAAAGACATGGCCCAAAGATGCTGGGCGATTCATCACGTTCGGCGAGATACTCACCAAGAATCCCGAGACAGGAATTAGGAATCTCGGCATCTACAGGATGCAGCTATTCGACGACAAGACCGCGGCTATGCACTGGCAGACACATAAGCGAGGAGCACAACACTTCAAAATGATGGCTGAGAAAGGCGAGCGCATTCAGGTTGCTGTGATAATCGGCGCAGACCCAGCTACCGCATACTCAGGAGCCGCTCCTGTTCCGGAGGGACTGGATAAGATGCTTTTCTCAGGGATTCTTCGAAGGAAGGGTGTTGAAATGGTCAAGTGTCAGACGGTGGATCTTGAAGTGCCGGCAAGAGCCGAAATCGTGCTTGAGGGATACGTTGACCCGAAGGACATGCGTGTTGAAGGGCCTTTCGGCGACCACATCGGGTACTACACGACACCTGAACCCTACCCCACTTTCCATCTCACAGGAGTCATGAGGCGAGAGAAGCCGATTTATCTCACAACCGTGGTCGGGAAACCCGTTCTTGAGGATGCTTACATCGGTAAAGTAATCGAGAGATCATTCTTACCGCTCATAAAGGTGTTCCAACCAGAAGTCATAGATGTCAACTTCCCGCCTGCAGGCTGGTTCCAAGGACTCGCTATTGTATCAATCAAGAAGAGATACCCAGGTCAAGCCAGAAAAGTCATGCTTGGGCTGTGGGGATTAGGGCAATTCATGCTTACCAAGATGCTTGTAGTCGTCGACGAAACCATTAACGTACATGATATGAACGAAGTCACATGGGCGGTCACAACAAGAGTAGATCCTGCACGGGACATAATGATACTAGAGAACATGCCCACAGACACATTGGACCCTGCTTCACCCAAACTCAACTTCGGTTCGAAACTGGGCGTTGACGCCACAGTAAAGTCGAGAGAAGAAGGCTTCGACCGCGACTGGGAGGAAGAAGTATCGGTCGACCGCGAAACCTCTGACCTCGTAACTAGAAAATGGAAGAGTTACGGGCTTGATTAA
- a CDS encoding class I SAM-dependent methyltransferase translates to MKPDEGLGEVWQETEEALIKTIPVYDRGNQIMSFGRDRRYRREGITQAVKRGDQVLDLGCGPGTMSQILLDTGEDIGGLVLADPLGPMLSVARVKVSADFAQMASGIFEYLPFRDDVFDVVMCGFSFRDAQSYQKAVEEMARVLKQEDGRLLIVDLGKPDEQLRRGLIGLYFRFVAGVLTFLILGRKGLAFSRIYPTYRKYPTISRIRSLLESQFENVTIETRMIGGVLIAIARQPKSK, encoded by the coding sequence ATGAAGCCGGATGAAGGGCTCGGAGAAGTCTGGCAGGAGACAGAGGAAGCCCTGATAAAAACTATCCCCGTCTACGATCGAGGCAACCAGATAATGTCGTTTGGCCGCGACAGACGTTACCGGCGTGAAGGAATCACGCAGGCTGTGAAACGAGGAGATCAAGTGCTGGATTTAGGCTGCGGGCCGGGAACTATGAGTCAGATTCTCCTTGATACTGGTGAGGATATCGGTGGGCTGGTGCTGGCGGATCCTCTCGGGCCGATGCTGAGCGTCGCTAGGGTCAAGGTTTCAGCCGATTTTGCGCAGATGGCCTCGGGCATCTTTGAGTATCTACCCTTCCGAGATGATGTCTTTGATGTGGTGATGTGCGGCTTCTCCTTCCGCGATGCGCAGAGTTACCAGAAGGCTGTCGAGGAGATGGCGCGAGTATTGAAACAAGAAGATGGGCGGCTACTAATAGTGGATCTTGGGAAGCCGGATGAGCAGCTGCGTAGAGGGCTCATAGGTCTATACTTCCGGTTCGTCGCAGGTGTTCTGACATTCCTGATTCTGGGCCGGAAAGGACTCGCCTTCTCTCGCATCTACCCGACATACCGGAAATACCCGACCATCAGCCGAATTCGAAGCCTATTAGAATCGCAATTCGAGAACGTGACAATCGAGACAAGAATGATTGGCGGAGTATTAATCGCCATAGCGAGACAACCAAAAAGCAAGTAG
- a CDS encoding ABC transporter ATP-binding protein — MINGNKVTRNNGDTVNELLALGGVNLCVENGEFLAILGPSGCGKSTFLDIVGGLSKPTEGSILIDGKPLKGPGLDRGIVFQQYALFPWRTALGNVEFGLESQHAAKNGRIEIAKKYLSLVGLSGFEDHYPYQLSGGMKQRVAIARALAYNPDILLMDEPFGALDAQTREVLQIELLRIWEKTRKTILFITHSIDEALLLADRVAIMTSRPGTIKKVVEIPLSRSARFDEDIKAAPEFVKTRQDLWTLLKEEVVKTQEICKGTLSNGNCLECESARDHLQN, encoded by the coding sequence GTGATAAACGGCAATAAGGTCACAAGAAACAACGGTGACACAGTGAATGAACTGCTTGCCTTAGGTGGAGTTAACCTGTGTGTTGAAAACGGGGAGTTCTTGGCAATATTAGGCCCAAGCGGCTGTGGAAAATCCACCTTTCTGGATATAGTGGGCGGGTTGTCAAAACCAACTGAAGGTAGCATACTCATTGACGGCAAGCCCCTTAAAGGTCCTGGTCTGGACCGCGGGATTGTCTTCCAGCAGTATGCGCTCTTCCCTTGGCGAACCGCTCTTGGAAATGTGGAGTTTGGGCTTGAGAGCCAACATGCTGCGAAAAATGGGCGTATAGAAATTGCCAAGAAATATCTCTCATTGGTTGGGCTTTCAGGTTTTGAAGATCATTATCCGTACCAGTTAAGTGGCGGAATGAAGCAGCGGGTAGCGATTGCAAGAGCGCTTGCTTACAATCCGGATATTCTGCTTATGGATGAGCCTTTCGGTGCACTGGACGCCCAGACCAGAGAGGTTCTGCAGATAGAGCTTTTGCGGATCTGGGAGAAGACCCGCAAGACAATACTGTTCATCACTCACAGCATTGACGAAGCGCTTCTCCTCGCCGATCGCGTCGCAATTATGACTTCAAGACCAGGAACGATCAAAAAAGTGGTGGAAATACCGTTGTCGAGATCAGCAAGATTCGATGAGGACATAAAAGCGGCTCCCGAGTTTGTTAAGACAAGACAGGATCTTTGGACTCTACTAAAAGAAGAAGTGGTGAAGACACAAGAGATCTGCAAGGGCACATTAAGCAACGGGAATTGTCTCGAATGTGAAAGTGCCCGAGACCATTTACAGAATTAG
- a CDS encoding 2-hydroxyacyl-CoA dehydratase family protein, which produces MSDQINEAKLFTYPERVKSLLEGTGDIVLIDGRRITPSQIWQFMTEEGPRRFPYAFDTRMFHAGRISCDVDFLSGIKYAYIGLTWRDRLLAARKKGIPLVLSEGGSQPRDIYYAAGAVPLRPGVLSQWARDMEEGLDLHQADFRHTAIMDKGRGPITIEACNQIAAHTAIKERILDVDMVAPLLCLRCSDMAYLVESYRGSRQDIPLHLIDFPVNDQANKEWAVEYLASALRRLTSSISQLTGVKVTEDDLMGEIKLHNKMRKLARDIHELWWSADVPPTNSVDFGGIRTFGSDPCGVDLCSAIDLLEETRREIQKRVKNSIKGAGLIDDPVRLYVCGSCVGPNPAVVERSGGVVVGSDDWSSGFFVNVKEDGDPYVNLSTATLSLPYERPTEARAQWVAEQVRKSRADGLISIHNWGCNFQSAVSRMVADIVKQETGIPAINIEVAELDKVEAQEQSQNRVETFIEMLQ; this is translated from the coding sequence ATGTCAGATCAAATCAATGAAGCAAAGTTATTCACCTATCCAGAGCGGGTAAAGTCTCTCCTAGAGGGTACAGGGGATATTGTGCTCATCGATGGTCGGAGAATCACTCCGTCACAGATATGGCAGTTTATGACAGAAGAAGGTCCTAGACGATTCCCCTACGCATTTGACACTAGGATGTTTCACGCAGGCCGGATATCTTGTGATGTCGATTTCTTAAGCGGTATCAAGTATGCCTATATCGGTCTCACTTGGCGTGACCGTTTGCTGGCAGCGCGAAAGAAAGGTATACCTTTAGTCTTGAGTGAGGGAGGAAGTCAGCCAAGGGATATCTACTACGCTGCTGGTGCCGTTCCTCTTCGACCTGGAGTCCTCTCCCAATGGGCGCGAGATATGGAAGAAGGGTTAGATCTTCACCAAGCGGATTTCAGACACACAGCCATCATGGATAAAGGACGAGGCCCAATAACAATAGAGGCATGCAACCAAATAGCTGCTCATACAGCGATTAAAGAAAGGATCCTGGACGTGGACATGGTTGCGCCGTTACTTTGCCTGCGCTGCTCTGATATGGCCTATCTGGTGGAGTCATATCGAGGAAGTAGGCAAGATATTCCTCTGCATCTGATAGACTTTCCGGTCAATGACCAAGCCAACAAAGAATGGGCAGTTGAATATCTTGCATCAGCTCTTAGACGCCTCACATCAAGTATATCCCAACTAACCGGTGTTAAGGTAACGGAAGATGACCTCATGGGGGAAATTAAGCTTCACAACAAAATGCGCAAATTGGCGCGAGACATTCATGAATTGTGGTGGTCAGCAGATGTGCCGCCTACCAATAGCGTAGATTTCGGTGGAATTAGGACGTTTGGAAGCGACCCTTGCGGAGTCGATTTGTGTTCAGCGATTGATCTTTTGGAAGAAACTCGGCGAGAGATTCAGAAAAGGGTCAAGAACTCGATAAAAGGTGCGGGGCTGATTGACGATCCCGTTAGATTGTATGTTTGCGGATCGTGTGTGGGTCCGAATCCCGCTGTCGTGGAGAGATCTGGTGGGGTTGTAGTTGGCTCTGACGATTGGTCGAGTGGATTCTTCGTCAACGTAAAGGAAGACGGGGATCCCTATGTCAATCTATCCACGGCCACTCTCTCTCTGCCGTATGAGCGGCCAACCGAAGCCCGCGCACAATGGGTGGCAGAGCAGGTAAGAAAGTCAAGGGCTGATGGGCTAATCTCTATCCATAACTGGGGATGCAACTTCCAATCTGCAGTGTCAAGGATGGTTGCTGATATTGTTAAACAAGAGACAGGCATCCCGGCAATCAACATCGAAGTAGCTGAACTTGACAAGGTAGAAGCCCAGGAACAGTCTCAAAACAGGGTTGAAACCTTCATCGAGATGTTGCAGTAG
- a CDS encoding ABC transporter substrate-binding protein encodes MSSKNGTNVNLFGRSTAKYVAVAAAVILVIAGLGIYTTWQNTSPPADTTKTTTKEPALPASTPKSTPQEAITIRYLSSPPFDLWDFANKLGYLKGITLTSVGIHTGGPAAIIAASSGSIDIGGSHLIPIINAKDQGVAIKIIAGLGGNSRGVLGISHDFSLTVLQNSSIQSPKDLVGKKIGVNILGGSAEYFIRSYLERDNIPKDKVQLVVLPTLQAEQALRQGQVDGIMVGAQIFDMILAKGGVKVVFTCNDIVGDNKAQGVLFVSEQFLKEKPEAARRLTEAVAKVIDWTREHPKEARELAINITIEKGGNPDLAKYWNGFGAKEHGLLTDEDSQFWLDWLGKEGIIKEGQLKPSDIYTNEYNPYYKK; translated from the coding sequence TTGTCTTCCAAAAATGGAACTAATGTCAATTTATTCGGTAGAAGTACGGCTAAGTATGTGGCGGTGGCCGCCGCAGTAATACTTGTAATCGCCGGGCTCGGCATCTACACCACATGGCAAAATACTTCACCCCCCGCAGATACCACCAAAACTACAACAAAGGAACCTGCACTACCAGCATCCACTCCCAAATCTACTCCACAAGAAGCAATCACTATACGCTATCTCTCATCTCCCCCATTTGATCTGTGGGATTTTGCCAATAAACTTGGATATCTCAAAGGCATAACCTTGACAAGTGTAGGGATACATACAGGTGGGCCAGCGGCCATAATAGCTGCATCCTCAGGCAGCATCGATATTGGTGGTTCTCACCTGATTCCGATAATTAACGCCAAGGATCAGGGGGTAGCAATAAAAATTATCGCAGGACTCGGTGGGAACTCCCGCGGGGTGTTGGGAATAAGTCATGACTTTTCACTGACAGTGCTTCAGAATAGCAGCATACAGAGCCCTAAGGACCTTGTGGGAAAAAAGATTGGAGTAAATATCCTTGGAGGAAGTGCAGAGTATTTCATACGTTCATACCTTGAACGCGACAATATACCCAAGGATAAAGTGCAGCTAGTTGTGCTGCCTACGCTTCAGGCTGAGCAAGCGCTGAGACAGGGCCAGGTAGATGGAATAATGGTTGGTGCTCAGATTTTCGACATGATCCTAGCGAAAGGAGGGGTAAAAGTCGTGTTCACATGCAATGATATCGTCGGAGACAACAAAGCACAGGGTGTGCTCTTCGTATCTGAGCAATTCCTGAAGGAAAAACCCGAAGCTGCAAGGCGGTTAACCGAAGCGGTTGCAAAGGTTATCGACTGGACCAGAGAACATCCGAAAGAAGCCAGAGAATTGGCAATTAACATAACCATAGAAAAAGGAGGAAATCCAGATTTAGCCAAGTATTGGAATGGATTTGGGGCAAAGGAGCATGGACTTTTGACGGATGAGGATAGCCAATTCTGGCTGGATTGGCTGGGAAAGGAGGGAATAATAAAAGAAGGGCAGCTGAAGCCTTCTGATATCTATACTAACGAATACAATCCGTATTACAAGAAGTGA
- a CDS encoding ABC transporter permease, translating to MTRLKGIPAIIIFLFFWELLPASGIITPAFLPPPSKVFATLAKLVISGELWVHTSISLQRALTGFSLAVITMIPLGFLMGWYRGFAAFSDGLVQTFRQIPSLALFPVLILFFGLGETSKIGVIFWGAQWPILLNTISGVKSVDPLLIKSARSLGASGVDLFRKVILPSSLPSIITGFRLSATNSILVLISAEMIGANSGLGFLMINSQFNFLISIMYAAIVALVLLGLITNYSLVWLEKSTTRWKEELTKK from the coding sequence TTGACGCGTCTTAAGGGAATTCCGGCAATCATTATCTTTTTGTTCTTCTGGGAATTATTGCCTGCAAGCGGCATTATAACCCCCGCCTTCCTTCCGCCACCGTCTAAGGTTTTTGCGACTCTAGCGAAGCTAGTAATATCTGGTGAGTTGTGGGTACACACTAGCATCAGTCTTCAGCGAGCCCTCACAGGGTTTAGCTTGGCAGTAATTACCATGATACCTCTTGGGTTCTTAATGGGTTGGTATAGGGGGTTTGCGGCGTTTTCAGATGGACTAGTGCAGACATTCAGGCAAATACCGTCGCTGGCCCTATTTCCGGTACTCATACTCTTTTTTGGGCTAGGTGAGACATCCAAGATTGGCGTGATCTTCTGGGGGGCCCAGTGGCCCATCTTGCTTAACACCATAAGTGGCGTGAAAAGTGTTGACCCCCTGCTCATAAAATCAGCCCGCTCTTTGGGCGCTTCTGGGGTAGACCTATTCCGAAAAGTAATCCTGCCTTCATCACTTCCTTCAATAATCACGGGTTTCAGGCTCAGCGCAACAAATTCGATACTCGTGCTTATCTCTGCAGAGATGATAGGCGCAAATTCGGGATTGGGTTTTTTGATGATAAACTCCCAGTTCAACTTCCTCATATCTATCATGTATGCGGCCATAGTTGCACTGGTATTGCTCGGACTGATTACCAACTATTCTCTTGTATGGCTTGAAAAAAGCACAACGAGATGGAAGGAAGAATTGACAAAGAAATAG
- a CDS encoding 2-hydroxyacyl-CoA dehydratase family protein, with protein METLRKIEEAVKKRPRELAEARENGAKVVGWLNYNIPEEIIHALGLIPVRLGIGGDDRLVEIGARYISTKNCAFVRETMGLFAENQDPYVKNSDLVAVDATCLQMYRAAELIQYYFETKTIVLGVPRNFYLPEGKKYFRQELEWFTQKLEEFAENKLDKNKLAESIKLYNGIRNAVKELYDYQAADNPTIKWREVFDIIHAGYYLDKELYLSLLRELMEELKEKQGDPVIGTLKGEARILLSGSIIPPGDSKLIDIVEEVGGRIVGDDLWSGLNPYLNVNITEPSIEGLAAAYIECPRHAALPYLDLETDRRLRNLKRLIHRYKAQGVVYHTLRFCDPFTFKATETKEVLKEMGIPMLEIHTEYAGSDIEAIRTRAEAFVEMVRQ; from the coding sequence ATGGAAACTTTGAGAAAGATCGAAGAAGCTGTAAAGAAAAGACCGCGAGAACTCGCTGAAGCAAGGGAAAACGGAGCCAAGGTCGTTGGATGGCTTAATTACAATATACCCGAAGAGATCATCCACGCGTTAGGCTTGATTCCGGTTAGGCTGGGAATTGGCGGAGATGATAGATTGGTTGAAATCGGTGCCAGATATATTTCAACAAAAAACTGCGCCTTCGTAAGAGAAACCATGGGTCTCTTCGCAGAGAATCAAGACCCCTACGTTAAGAATTCCGATTTGGTGGCTGTAGATGCAACCTGCCTGCAGATGTACCGCGCGGCAGAGCTAATACAATACTATTTCGAGACGAAGACCATCGTTCTTGGAGTGCCCAGGAACTTCTATCTGCCTGAAGGAAAGAAATATTTCCGGCAAGAGCTAGAATGGTTCACGCAAAAGTTGGAAGAATTTGCAGAAAATAAACTTGATAAGAATAAGCTTGCAGAATCTATCAAACTTTATAACGGAATAAGAAATGCTGTTAAAGAATTATACGACTACCAAGCTGCGGATAACCCCACAATCAAATGGCGAGAGGTTTTTGACATAATACACGCTGGATACTACCTCGATAAGGAGCTGTATCTTTCGTTGTTGCGAGAGCTTATGGAAGAGCTGAAAGAGAAGCAAGGCGATCCTGTAATTGGAACCCTGAAAGGCGAAGCTCGTATTCTGCTATCCGGTAGCATAATTCCACCAGGAGATTCCAAGCTAATAGATATTGTCGAGGAGGTGGGGGGTAGGATTGTGGGTGACGACCTGTGGTCAGGGCTAAATCCCTACTTGAATGTCAACATAACGGAGCCTTCCATAGAGGGTTTAGCTGCCGCGTACATCGAATGCCCTCGTCATGCTGCGCTACCGTATCTAGATTTAGAGACTGACAGGAGGCTTAGAAACCTGAAGCGATTAATTCATCGCTACAAGGCGCAAGGAGTGGTATACCATACGCTGCGGTTTTGCGACCCCTTCACCTTCAAAGCAACTGAAACAAAGGAGGTGCTCAAAGAAATGGGGATACCAATGCTTGAGATTCACACAGAGTACGCCGGCTCAGACATCGAGGCAATTCGAACGAGGGCTGAGGCTTTCGTTGAGATGGTGAGACAATAG
- a CDS encoding acyl-CoA dehydratase activase: MNEPAFAGVDVGSLATKSVIISNGSIAGCSLIPTGINSEENGILALQKALETAKLTRQDLRYVVATGYGRISARYADKTVTEITCHAKGAYYLHPSTRTIIDMGGQDCKAIRLDKDGNVIDFVMNDKCAAGTGRFLEVMAKVLGVELAELGPVALKAKYAAPMSSTCTVFAESETISLLARGEKPENIIKGIHYAISNRIAGMLSRVGVASDVLFSGGVAKNVGMRATLEEVLKAKIVVSEFDPQLTGALGAAILARNYYTKV, translated from the coding sequence ATTAATGAGCCTGCATTCGCTGGCGTAGACGTAGGTTCGCTAGCCACAAAATCAGTTATCATATCAAACGGCTCAATAGCCGGATGCAGCCTTATCCCGACAGGAATCAACTCTGAAGAAAATGGAATCCTCGCTCTTCAAAAGGCATTGGAGACAGCAAAACTTACGCGCCAAGATCTGCGATATGTCGTTGCTACCGGCTATGGAAGGATCTCAGCACGTTACGCAGATAAAACAGTAACGGAGATAACCTGCCATGCCAAAGGCGCCTATTATCTTCATCCAAGCACCAGAACAATAATCGATATGGGTGGGCAGGACTGCAAGGCAATCCGTCTGGATAAAGATGGTAATGTTATAGATTTCGTCATGAACGACAAATGCGCCGCTGGTACCGGCCGTTTCCTTGAAGTAATGGCAAAAGTTCTCGGGGTCGAACTGGCTGAACTAGGACCCGTGGCTTTAAAGGCAAAATATGCTGCACCAATGAGTAGCACATGCACAGTTTTCGCCGAATCAGAGACCATATCCCTTCTCGCGAGGGGCGAAAAACCAGAGAACATCATTAAAGGAATACACTATGCAATTTCCAACAGGATAGCAGGGATGCTTTCGCGTGTCGGTGTCGCGAGCGATGTTTTGTTCTCAGGCGGCGTCGCTAAGAATGTGGGAATGAGAGCTACACTTGAGGAAGTGCTCAAGGCAAAGATCGTGGTGTCAGAATTTGACCCACAATTGACTGGTGCACTGGGCGCAGCAATACTTGCTAGGAATTACTACACAAAAGTGTGA
- the metW gene encoding methionine biosynthesis protein MetW, whose protein sequence is MGYYHHPIRLECRVILDWIEQYSPVLDLGCGNGALLSLLVQEKQVRAQGIDINEEAIHKCVAKGLSVIQENLEAGLSEYPDRSFDYVILNQSLQEVRKPGFVLNEALRVGKKTIVAFPNFAHYASRLQIFFGGKVPVTPALPYGWYDTPNLHFLSISDFIEYCKQRNINIDSSAFIGSNRRVKILPNLLAEIGVFLLSKEAKISK, encoded by the coding sequence ATGGGGTATTATCATCATCCCATCAGATTAGAATGCAGGGTTATACTTGACTGGATTGAGCAATACTCACCTGTATTGGATCTGGGCTGCGGCAACGGGGCGTTGTTATCTCTCCTTGTACAAGAGAAACAGGTGCGCGCTCAAGGCATCGACATTAACGAAGAAGCAATACACAAGTGTGTAGCCAAAGGTCTAAGTGTAATACAGGAAAATTTAGAGGCGGGCCTATCCGAATACCCTGATAGATCTTTTGACTACGTGATATTAAACCAGAGTCTCCAAGAGGTAAGAAAACCGGGTTTTGTCTTAAACGAAGCTTTGAGAGTGGGTAAAAAAACCATTGTTGCTTTCCCAAATTTTGCGCATTATGCCTCAAGACTGCAGATTTTCTTTGGAGGGAAGGTCCCAGTAACACCTGCACTTCCCTATGGGTGGTACGACACGCCGAACCTACACTTTCTAAGTATTTCAGATTTCATTGAATATTGTAAACAGAGAAACATTAACATTGATAGTTCAGCTTTTATCGGGAGTAATAGACGAGTAAAAATATTGCCTAATTTACTCGCGGAAATCGGAGTGTTTCTGCTTTCAAAGGAGGCGAAGATATCAAAATAA
- a CDS encoding O-acetylhomoserine aminocarboxypropyltransferase/cysteine synthase: MSKRRPNTLALHSGQEFSDPATGARAVPVYQTTSYVFKNTEHAANLFALKEFGNIYSRIMNPTNDVFEKRVAALEGGTGALAVASGQAAETLALLAITQVGDEIVSANNLYGGTYQLFHYTFPKLGRKVKFVDSTKPNEFRKAITGRTRAVYAETIGNPKLDVPDFEAIAQIAHDADIPFVVDNTVGIGLVKPIDYGADIIVTSATKYIGGHGTSIGGVIVDSGKFDWSSGKFPEFTEPDPSYHGVKYWDTFGNFPGLGNVAFIIKVRVQLLRDIGPALSPFNSFLFLQGLETLPLRQQRHSENALKVARFLKAHPLVKWVNYPGLEEHPSHDLAVKYLRGNYGGLVGFGIKGGLEAGKKFINSVKLFSHLANIGDAKSLVIHPASTTHQQLTGEEQAETGVTDDYIRLSIGLEDFEDITEDLDQALRAAVK, translated from the coding sequence GTGTCGAAAAGAAGACCAAATACATTAGCATTACACTCCGGACAGGAGTTTTCTGATCCGGCAACTGGAGCAAGAGCTGTTCCGGTGTATCAGACGACTTCGTATGTCTTTAAGAATACGGAGCATGCCGCAAATCTCTTCGCCCTGAAAGAGTTCGGAAATATCTACAGTCGAATAATGAATCCGACCAATGATGTTTTTGAGAAAAGGGTTGCTGCACTTGAGGGAGGCACCGGTGCGCTGGCAGTGGCTTCAGGACAGGCGGCGGAGACGTTGGCGCTGCTAGCGATCACGCAGGTGGGGGATGAAATCGTATCAGCTAACAATCTTTATGGTGGAACCTATCAGCTGTTCCACTACACCTTTCCAAAACTGGGGAGAAAGGTGAAGTTTGTTGACTCTACGAAGCCGAATGAATTTAGGAAAGCGATTACCGGGAGGACAAGAGCAGTATACGCAGAGACGATTGGTAATCCCAAGCTGGATGTGCCAGACTTTGAAGCGATCGCCCAAATCGCGCATGATGCAGACATTCCATTCGTTGTCGATAACACTGTCGGTATCGGATTGGTCAAGCCCATAGATTATGGAGCGGACATTATAGTCACTTCTGCGACCAAATACATAGGTGGACATGGTACATCTATAGGCGGAGTAATTGTCGACTCCGGAAAATTCGATTGGAGTAGCGGTAAATTTCCTGAATTCACCGAACCTGACCCAAGTTACCACGGAGTAAAGTATTGGGATACATTCGGAAACTTCCCGGGACTAGGTAACGTGGCCTTCATCATCAAGGTAAGGGTGCAGCTGCTCCGAGATATAGGACCAGCTCTAAGTCCTTTCAACTCCTTCCTATTCCTTCAAGGATTAGAAACCTTACCCTTGAGGCAGCAGAGACATTCTGAGAACGCCCTTAAAGTAGCTAGGTTCCTGAAGGCGCATCCTCTAGTCAAATGGGTCAACTATCCTGGGCTGGAAGAGCACCCAAGCCATGATTTGGCAGTCAAGTATCTAAGAGGCAACTATGGCGGCCTTGTGGGCTTTGGAATAAAAGGTGGATTAGAAGCAGGAAAGAAGTTCATCAACTCGGTAAAACTTTTCTCGCACCTCGCCAATATCGGGGACGCCAAAAGTCTCGTTATCCATCCCGCATCAACAACACACCAGCAGTTAACGGGAGAAGAGCAAGCAGAGACCGGAGTAACAGATGACTACATACGACTCTCCATCGGCCTAGAGGACTTCGAAGACATTACAGAGGATTTGGATCAAGCGTTACGAGCTGCAGTGAAGTAA